A part of Miscanthus floridulus cultivar M001 chromosome 6, ASM1932011v1, whole genome shotgun sequence genomic DNA contains:
- the LOC136457123 gene encoding glucan endo-1,3-beta-glucosidase, acidic isoform-like: MSKQGVASMLALALLLGASMLVLALLLGAFAATPTGVHAIGVCYGVNGDNLPSASDVVQLYQSNGINQMRIYFPDTNALNALSGSNIGVIMDVPNSDLSSLASDPSAAATWVQSNVQAFPGVNFKYIAVGNEVSGGDTNSILPAMQNVNSALANAGLGGIKVSTAVQSGVAQGFPPSQGSFSQGYMGPIAQYLQSTGAPLLCNVYPYFSYTGNEAQIDLSYALFTSPGAVVQDGGNAYQNLFDALVDTFVSALENAGAGNVGVVVSESGWPSAGGDTATPRNAQTYNQNLINHVGQGTPKRPGAIETYIFAMFNEDQKPGAETERHFGLFNPDKSPAYPINFS, encoded by the exons ATGTCGAAGCAGGGTGTCGCTTCCATGCTTGCACTGGCATTGCTTCTTGGAGCTTCCATGCTTGTACTGGCATTGCTGCTCGGAGCATTTGCAGCCACTCCTACAG GAGTCCACGCCATCGGCGTGTGCTACGGCGTGAACGGCGACAATCTGCCGTCGGCGAGCGACGTGGTGCAACTCTACCAGTCCAACGGCATCAACCAGATGCGCATCTACTTCCCGGACACCAACGCTCTCAACGCGCTGAGCGGCAGCAACATCGGGGTGATCATGGACGTGCCCAACTCGGACCTCTCCTCGCTGGCCTCCGACCCGAGCGCGGCGGCCACGTGGGTGCAGAGCAACGTGCAGGCGTTCCCGGGGGTCAACTTCAAGTACATCGCCGTGGGCAACGAGGTCTCCGGCGGGGACACCAACAGCATCCTCCCCGCCATGCAGAACGTCAACTCCGCGCTGGCCAACGCCGGGCTCGGAGGCATCAAGGTGTCCACGGCGGTGCAGAGCGGCGTCGCCCAGGGGTTCCCGCCGTCGCAGGGCAGCTTCTCGCAGGGGTACATGGGACCCATCGCGCAGTACCTGCAGAGCACGGGGGCCCCGCTGCTCTGCAACGTGTACCCGTACTTCTCCTACACGGGCAACGAGGCCCAGATCGACCTCAGCTACGCGCTCTTCACGTCGCCGGGGGCCGTCGTGCAGGACGGCGGCAACGCGTACCAGAACCTCTTCGACGCGCTCGTCGACACCTTCGTCTCCGCGCTCGAGAACGCCGGCGCCGGGAACGTCGGCGTCGTCGTGTCCGAGAGCGGGTGGCCGTCGGCCGGCGGCGACACCGCCACCCCGAGGAACGCGCAGACCTACAACCAGAACCTCATCAACCATGTCGGGCAGGGCACGCCCAAGCGCCCTGGAGCCATCGAGACCTACATCTTCGCCATGTTCAACGAGGACCAGAAGCCGGGAGCCGAGACGGAGAGGCACTTCGGACTCTTCAACCCGGACAAATCGCCGGCGTACCCCATCAATTTCTCCTAA
- the LOC136457125 gene encoding uncharacterized protein: protein MARGGHVAALSLPPRLAATPPCSGRPVRASCARPLPGGARRRGRGRLMVVRAGGPPSTNQLILAFVLPLSLFVGTLVTAARVADDLDDRFLREMEINRAILEENEASDEEDDDGDIIVYDEGEEEEELPPVPVEEKEPAVAGPRTRNRPRRRV from the exons ATGGCGCGGGGCGGCCACGTCGCGGCTCTCTCCCTGCCACCGCGTCTCGCCGCGACGCCACCGTGCTCCGGGCGGCCTGTCCGAGCTAGCTGCGCCAGGCCGTTGCCGgggggcgcgcggcggcggggccgcGGACGCCTCATGGTTGTGCGGGCCGGCGGGCCGCCCAGCACCAACCAGCTCATCCTCGCGTTCGTGCTCCCGCTCTCCCTCTTCGTCGGCACGCTCGTCACCGCCGCCCGCGTCGCCGACGACCTCGACGACCGATTCCTAAGGGAG ATGGAAATAAACCGAGCGATACTGGAAGAGAACGAGGCGTCCgacgaggaagacgacgacggcgacaTTATTGTGTACGAcgaaggggaggaggaggaggagctgccgcCGGTACCGGTGGAGGAGAAGGAGCCCGCTGTTGCTGGTCCACGCACCAGGAACAGGCCGAGAAGACGAGTGTAA